The Micromonospora violae DNA segment GCTCGCCCGCAGGCTCGACACTGTGCTCGAATCCCTCACCTTCACGGCTCCGCCCGGCGAGTTCGCCGTCCCGGAGACCGGGGTCCTGCTCTCTCTCGCCGATGCCGTGCACCATCGCCGGCCGGTCTCGATCAGGTACACCGCCGCCGACGGGCGGCACAGCGAACGCACGCTGCACCCGTACGGGCTCGTCGCCCATTCGGGCCGGTGGTACGTCACGGGCGCGGATCCCGAGATCGGCGAGGACCGGACGTTCCGGTTGGATCGCATCGCAGACGCGAGGACTCTGCCCGGCTCGTTCGAGCCGCCCGCCGGACTCGATCCGGCGCAGCGCGTCCTCTCCGGGCTCGCCAAGGCTCCGTACCGGCATCACGTGACACTGTGGATCCAGGGAACCGTCGAGCAGATCCGCGCCCGACTTCCCGCCAGCGTCGCGAGCGTGGAGGAGTCCCCGTCCAGGGCAGATGCAGATCCAGAGACCGAGCGGTGGCTCCGCGTCGAGCTGTGGGCGGAGCGGCTCGACTGGTTGCCTCCGGTGCTCGCGTCGCTCGACCAGCCGTTCGTCATCGAGCGACCGGATGAGCTCCGCGGTCTCGTCATCGCGCTCGCCGACCGGCTCGCGACGTCCGCCCGCAGAGTCCACCTCACGCATAACGACGGCCCGTGACAGCCGTGCGCTGAACGCTTCAGCTCGCCACCGGCGTCGGCGGGTGAACGGTTGGCGGCGCTTCGTCCAGTGCCTGCCGGCGCACGCCGCGGATGAGCAGGTAGCCGATCATCCAGAACTCGCCGACGGAGGCGGGATACGCCAGGGCCTCGGCGACTACTTGTGCGTCAGGGGCGAGGTATCTGATGAACGCGCTGAGCACGTACCCGACACCGCCACCGACGAGGATCCAGCCCAGCACGCGGGGCATCCAACCCGATCGCAGTACGCACCAGCCCATGGGGACGAGCCACAGGCCGAAGAACAGTGCTCCCACGCCCCACAGGCTGTCGCTGACCAGGTACAGAACCTGGACGTTGGCCGCCGCGTCGCCGACCGGGTCGACCGATACCGCGACCGTCGTGGCCAACAGTGCCGCGCTCACGAGGCCCACGATCGTGTTGACCAGACCGAATGCGGCGATCCCGCTCGCGGCGGAGCGGTCCACGGTGCGGAACAGGCGATAGAACCAGACGGCGGCGAGGGTCTGGGTGACGACCATGCCCAGTTCCAAGGCAACGCCAGCGCGGGCGAGCGACTCGTGCGCAACCAGGTTGGCCAGCGTCGCATTGGCGTCGTCGGCTGCGAAGATCTGCGGGCGGACAATAAGGAACCCGAGTACGCCGGTGATGGCATTACCGAGGTAGAACAGCCCGGCCGTGCGGGCGGTACGTGTCGACGCGTGCATCGTGGCTCCCTCTCGATCCGGGCGAGGCGTTGAGGGGTTCGCATGAGCTCCCCTCGACTTCGGGTGTGTGGAACCGGGCAGCTGTTTCTCCTCGGAGGAAACGCCCCTCCAATGTAAGAAAAACTTGACATGTCGAAGGTAAAGCAGCTCCGACACGGTGTCAAGAATTCTTAACACAGCCCGGGACCGCAATCGCTGCCGTAGCCACCACACCCGCCGATCGCTCGCGGCCGCAACGTCCTCAATTGACGATGTGCGCCCGAACCTCCGCGACCGCGTCGGCGAGGACGTCCACTCCTTCGGTGATGGCGCGTTCGGGAAGGGTGGCGTAACCGAAGATCAACCCGCCAGGTCCGGCGGGGCTGAGTCGGTACCGGGCGACGCCCTGCACGGCCAGCCCGCGGTGGGCGGCCGCGGCCACGACCGCGGCCTCGTCGAGGCCGGGCGGCAGCCAGGTGACGACGTGTTGGCCCGCTGCGACACCGACCGGTTCCAGGTCGGGCAACCGGGTACGCAGGGCGGCCAGCAGTGCGTCGCGGCGGCGGCGGTAGACCGGGCGCATGCGCCGCAGGTGCCTGTCGAACTCGCCGCGGGTGAGGAAGTCGGCGAAGGTCAGTTGGTCGATGACGGGAGAGCCACGGTCGGCCAGTACCTTGGCCGCGGTGATGTCGTCGACCAGGTGCGCCGGTGCCAGCAGCCAGCCGAGGCGCAGCCCTGGCGCCAGGGTCTTGCTCGCGGTGCCGCAGTACACGACGGTGTCGGGTGCCAACCCCTGCATGGCGCCGATGGGCGAACGGTCGTAGCGGTACTCCGCGTCGTAGTCGTCCTCGATCACCACGGCGCCCCGGCGCTGGGCCCAGTCGATCACTCGGGCCCGCGCGGGGGCCGACAGGACCCCGCCGGTGGGCCACTGGTGCGAGGGCGTCAACACGACTGCGTCCGCATCGCTCTGTTCGAGTGCCTCGACGAGAATGCCGTCGGGCCCGACCGGGACGCCGATCACGTCCAGGCCGGCGGCGGCCGCGACGGGGCGGGCGTCGTCGTCCGGGGACGGGTCCTCGACGGCCAGCCGGCGGGCGCCGCGCGCCGCGAGCACCTGGATCAGCAGCGCGACCCCCTGCCCGTAGCCGTTGCAGATCACGACGTTCTCCGGGCGGGCCGACGTGCCGCGGACGCGGTTGAGGTAGTCGGCCAGAGCCGCGTGCAGTTCGGGCACGCCCCGCCCGTCGAGGTAGGCGAAGTGGTCGTTCGGCGCGGTGGTGAGGACCGCGCGGATCGACCGCAGCCAGGCCGCCCGGGGGAACGACGACACGTCGGTGCGGCCGTACCCGAAGTCGATCCGGGCTGCCAGCCGATCGCCGGCGGGGCGATCCACGGGCGTCGGAGCCGGGTCGACCGCAACCTGGGTGTAGCCGCCCGCCCTACTGGTGAGGTAGCCCTCGGCGACGAGTTGCTGGTACGCCTCGACCACGACGCCGCGTGAGACGCCGAGATCGGCTGCGATGGTGCGGGTGGGTGGCAGGGACGTCCCGAGACGCAACCGGCCGGCCCGGATGCCGCCCCGGATCGAGGCGGCGATCTGCCGGTGCAGCGGTTCGGCCGCGGACCGGTCGACAGCAATGAGCAGGTCCTGCGCCGTACTCGAATTGGTCCTCATACTGCCCATGCGATCGGACCTTACCGGGGGTACCGATTTCCGTCAGGCTCCACGGCATGACGACAGCGACAAGCCTCCGCCTCGCCGGCCGCCTCCTCACCCCGGACGACCCGGGTTACGACGCCGCCCGCACCGTCTGGAACACCATGATCGACCGACGCCCGCGAATGATCGTGCGGGCCGCGAGCGTCACCGACGTGGTGACCGCCGTACGCCTGGCCCGGGAACTCGACCTGGAGATCGGGGTGCGCTGCGGCGGGCACAACGTGGCCGGCCTCGCTGTCCCCGCCAACGGGCTGATGATCGACCTGACCGCGCTGAACGCCGTCCGGGTCGACCCGATCCGGCGACGCGCCCGCGTCCAGGGCGGCGCGCTGCTGGGCGCACTCGACCGGGCATCGCAGACATACGGCCTGGCCACGACCGCCGGCAACGTCTCGCACACCGGCGTCGGCGGCCTGACCCTCGGTGGCGGCATGGGCTGGCTCGCCCGCCAACATGGTCTGGCCTGCGACAACGTCGCCTCGTACACGATGGTCACGGCCGACGGGGACGTGGTGACCGCGAGCCGAACCGAGAACCCCGACCTCTTCTGGGGCCTGCGCGGTGGGGGTGGCAACTTCGGCATCGTCACCGATTTCGACTTCCATCTGCACCACATCGGAACGCAGACCCTGGTCGCCGAGTTCGACTTCCGCGCCGAGGACGCCGTACCGGTGCTCGAAGCCTGGCGGGACCTCAACGCCGTCGCCCCACGGCAGGCGACCTTCACCGCCGCTGTGCAGAGCACACCCGACGGCCCCATCGCCACCGTCGGCTTCGTCTGGGTCGGCGACC contains these protein-coding regions:
- a CDS encoding helix-turn-helix transcriptional regulator; the protein is MARPTARVLTLLELLQSGGIRTVAELADRLGVDGRTVRRYVNHLIDLDVPVESVRGRYGGYRLASGYRMPPLMLGDDEALAVLLGLVAGRRTGLMTAMGTASETAAAKIRRVLPERLARRLDTVLESLTFTAPPGEFAVPETGVLLSLADAVHHRRPVSIRYTAADGRHSERTLHPYGLVAHSGRWYVTGADPEIGEDRTFRLDRIADARTLPGSFEPPAGLDPAQRVLSGLAKAPYRHHVTLWIQGTVEQIRARLPASVASVEESPSRADADPETERWLRVELWAERLDWLPPVLASLDQPFVIERPDELRGLVIALADRLATSARRVHLTHNDGP
- a CDS encoding DUF4386 domain-containing protein; translation: MHASTRTARTAGLFYLGNAITGVLGFLIVRPQIFAADDANATLANLVAHESLARAGVALELGMVVTQTLAAVWFYRLFRTVDRSAASGIAAFGLVNTIVGLVSAALLATTVAVSVDPVGDAAANVQVLYLVSDSLWGVGALFFGLWLVPMGWCVLRSGWMPRVLGWILVGGGVGYVLSAFIRYLAPDAQVVAEALAYPASVGEFWMIGYLLIRGVRRQALDEAPPTVHPPTPVAS
- a CDS encoding PLP-dependent aminotransferase family protein, whose translation is MRTNSSTAQDLLIAVDRSAAEPLHRQIAASIRGGIRAGRLRLGTSLPPTRTIAADLGVSRGVVVEAYQQLVAEGYLTSRAGGYTQVAVDPAPTPVDRPAGDRLAARIDFGYGRTDVSSFPRAAWLRSIRAVLTTAPNDHFAYLDGRGVPELHAALADYLNRVRGTSARPENVVICNGYGQGVALLIQVLAARGARRLAVEDPSPDDDARPVAAAAGLDVIGVPVGPDGILVEALEQSDADAVVLTPSHQWPTGGVLSAPARARVIDWAQRRGAVVIEDDYDAEYRYDRSPIGAMQGLAPDTVVYCGTASKTLAPGLRLGWLLAPAHLVDDITAAKVLADRGSPVIDQLTFADFLTRGEFDRHLRRMRPVYRRRRDALLAALRTRLPDLEPVGVAAGQHVVTWLPPGLDEAAVVAAAAHRGLAVQGVARYRLSPAGPGGLIFGYATLPERAITEGVDVLADAVAEVRAHIVN
- a CDS encoding FAD-binding oxidoreductase encodes the protein MTTATSLRLAGRLLTPDDPGYDAARTVWNTMIDRRPRMIVRAASVTDVVTAVRLARELDLEIGVRCGGHNVAGLAVPANGLMIDLTALNAVRVDPIRRRARVQGGALLGALDRASQTYGLATTAGNVSHTGVGGLTLGGGMGWLARQHGLACDNVASYTMVTADGDVVTASRTENPDLFWGLRGGGGNFGIVTDFDFHLHHIGTQTLVAEFDFRAEDAVPVLEAWRDLNAVAPRQATFTAAVQSTPDGPIATVGFVWVGDPAQGHRLVPAMRALGRPVAERVTTPSYLELQQRDDTTGGHTYRRYSSAHYLRQFPTAAIEAFLLRGAADLHVGTHLPSVGLQAYGGAIADVPDADAAFSHRETTFEYGAGSRWTEPSEDDDRMAAARSAGAALDPYAHGVYVNSLAADEGQRGVRRAYPTAKLARLTALKDVWDPQNVFHLNHNVRPSHA